The following DNA comes from Rhipicephalus microplus isolate Deutch F79 chromosome 6, USDA_Rmic, whole genome shotgun sequence.
ACGATAAATGCCTACAGTATCACCAAAGGTAAATCCTCTGTCTGCAAAAACTGTGTGCCATGAGAAAAGAAGATTTAAAATTCTACTAGACTCTGTTATAAGTTGGTTACTGATCCGGCCTCCTCAACCTTCGGAAGCAAAAGTGATGACACCCTGAGGTGCTATGATAAACAAGATTTAACTGACTTATGGTGCTTATACCGCAACCATGTCTGCGACCTTGGAAGCATTCAGGAAGGGCACTGAATTACTATCTCAGAACAGTCCATTATGACAGCGACGCTTGTCCTAAACAATGTTCTAAAAGCCATTAGCATTGTCTGCTGAAGTTGTTCACCCCTAGACCACTCCACAAGCTCCTTCGAACATACATGCATGGTCTTGATCCATCGGTCAAATATTCTTCTTGCTCTGGCTTGGCTGATCTGAAAGGAGAAGTCAACAGTCTATCATGACAGCCATGTATGTCCCAAATGCTTTTCTGAAAGCCACTGTTTCATTAAGCAAACGGGACCACTTTGCCGCTGAGTGTGAACCCTCGAGAGCATTTGGAACTGAAAATAAGCGCTTGCAATGATACTCAGTGCAAACAAATCACTTACCTAGAATCTATAAGCCAGATCCTGTAAAGCCGCTCCCATCCACAGCCTGAACAAGGTTAGCATAAACGCTTGGGTTTTAGCAAGAGCCTTGTTTGCTCTGTGTAATACACTATTTTCGAGAAGAGTAAACAGTGCAATCAGAACAGAATAGGTTGGTATGCCTCTGGGAAATCGCACACGGCTGTCATCACTCTCCAGAGACGCTTTCGATAGCTGAAGTGTGTCTAGAGAGCCCTTCACCTCCAGGAACTCGATGCGTAGAGCCTGATTATCCGCTTCATATCATTTCAAAGTGCTTCCTGAATGTCCATTCGGGTTTGAGCATCTTTTAGTGCTGAACTAAATGTACAGGCAATACATTACCATGCATTTTTCATATCCGAATGCATGGTGCGTGAAATATTTGTCACTGTACATACATGATGTGGTGCTTACTGAAGCTTCAGCTTTTGCAATGGTGGCTTGAACAGCAGTTTCAGAAAGTTTTACATCTGATAAAAAATACAAGATAGTGACCTTAAGAATCACCTTTAAAAGGACATTTAAAAATTTAAAGAAAATTTGATAAAAGATACTTTATCAAGACTAATTTATATTTTGTAAACAGAGTAGGTATAGATGGACCATGACGTATTCATGAGTTTTCAGAAAGCATGTCGTATTACTGTGGTATATGATTATTCCAGTTATGTTTCTGTATTTTTTATGTCTAAGACATGCGTATTAGTATTATCTAGAGTTTATTATGTCTTGCTTGCTCTTTATTGCAGTATTTCTTTCGCTGGCGAGCATGTGCTACATGGTATGTTAGTTTTGTTGCTTGTTacatttacaataaaaaaaatgtgtatcTGTGATGAACTACAGATGCAGAGGCTTTTGTCAGGCGCATGAAACGCCTCTTGCTTCTGTATCCTTTTTCTCGCattcaagaaataaaataaattattacgACTACTACAAAGTACTCAAGTCAACCCTTACGATTTGCTCAATCTGAATGAATGCAGTGCTTACAAGATGAGgcatccacaactatagacctaGACTAGGCTCTGCCTAACTCGGGTGATGACACAAATGGTGGGCCTGCAGGGACTTGTCAATATTAGAAGTAATGTTCCTAAAGTACTCAGGTCCTTAGCAAATGTGCGAGCGCAAATCACTTACAATATAAGTCAGCTGCCACGTCATAATCTTCAGCTACTGGTACAGCAGGTCGCAGGTTGAAACTGGTTGCAGCTACTGTCCACATGGATTGGCGTGTCTTGAAGTGGTGTCATTGGTATTTCACAATCATGAACATTGCTTCCGCAGCTGCCTCGTTTAATCACTACTGCAGGTATCATGCGCTCAGATAATGCGCCCATTGCACTAGAAAGAGGGAAACAGCAAACAGTTTACACTGCACGACTGTCGGATATGTGACACTGTTTGCTGCATGTCATTGGGTAGGTAATGGACCTATAATGAGGTTTTGTTATTTTTGCCAGAAAGACAAGTGACACCAAGATAGAAGGCATGTAACGTTCTATTTCCTAAAAGATCAAATAGCATAAGTAAACTTCCATTACAATAAGCTTAAATAgttgtatgtggggtttaacgacccaaacaCATGATATGATTATGGTGCATGCTGTAGGAGAGGGCTTAGAGAAATtaaaccacctgtggttctttaacgtgtaccttaaTCTAAAAACTCGAGcctcagcatttttgcctccgtcgaaaatgcagagACCACGGCCGTGATCCGATCCCATGACCTTCGGGTCAACAGTCAAGCACCATAACCAATAGATCATTTTTTAGCCCTATAAGAAGCTTGCAATCATGAAATAAAACTTTGGAAATTAgcgttgtgtgtgtttgtgtgtgtgtgtgtgtgtgtgtgtgttattttatACATGTTATAGATGGAGTGATAGCTCGATACAGACCCGTACATATAGTGACAAAAACAAATACTTTCAAGACGGAGCAGGGCGGTTGGTTCTCTATTTTGGTATTTGAAGTCAGTGTGGTAATACGGTTTGCGACTTTGATATAAAGGTGGTTGTGAATCACAcaaaataaattactgcttttcAGCTGAGCGCTATTTATTCGTCCAACGATACATTCACTGCACTGCAGCACGATTGAAGCCAGTATATTAAGATGAGGGTCTTCCTTCTGTACCAATTGAGCCGAGTAAGCGAACGATTCTTCCCGTCTTATGATTTATGACGTACAGGGACGCACTTGtgttatcagaaaaaaaaatgtattcaaCAGAATAGTACAATATCAGTGCAACGCAAGTTTTGAGACAATGATACGCAGCACATCTGCAATATTGCGAGTGTAAGAGACATATACAGCTGCTTTGGTGGCAATATAGTAGGTTATACTACGCCATACGGCTTGTGTTTGCGTTTACACTTCAATTGATAGACGATATTAGAGTAACATGTATTGTAGACAATGCTTCACAGCTGCTGTATTTTTTGCCTTGACGGGTATCTTAAGTTCCGAAGAAAGCGAGGTAAAAAACCGCGATGTTTTGACGTCAAGAAAATATGAGCTACAAAAAATAGACAATATGAAGCCAGCGGAGAATGAAACCGATGTGAAAGTTCTGACGCCATCAAGAAGGGAGGTCGTAAAAGTCAAGATTCCGGAAGCATTAAGGAAGCAGCTCGAGAAAATTGACATTCAGACACCGGATATCAGGAGGGTAAGTGTTTTTCTTTCAGAACTTCCGCTAATTCCTCTGTACTTGCAAATTTGCCAGAATAGTAATATTGAAACCAACACGCCTACACGTCTTTACTCATGACATATACTTTTTTCTTCAGTTGAATATTGCTCATTTATTTGACATATACTGGTTTCAACGTGAGAGATGAATTCTTCAAACCCCACAACGAGAATGCCGTGTTTTAGATAAATAAAGAACTGCAATATTGGACGCAGACTAGTGCACCTTTTGTCATTGATACTGTCCATGCATAATTTATTTTATTGTACTACATTCTGGGATAAGCTTCTAACCCATGTTATTCCGTGCAACAAATGTATCACTTGTTAATCTTGCACGAGCACGTCCACTGCATCTAAGGTACTTTGCATGCAGCGGTGTACATATCGCACGCCGTAGTGAACGTGGATGTTCCAGCAATTTACTGTAGCTTACCATTCCTTTCTACTTCTAGGGCTGAGCATACAAATAAATCGGATGAATAAAATTTTTTGCCTTTATCTCTAAAATCCTTCGCTAGCTGAATACCACTTTCGAAGctttaaatgcaaaaaaaaatgctcagCTTTATTTTCCAGTGAAACACCTCTTTACCGTTCCGCCCGTCCAATCTTTCGCAAGTTTATTATTTTCCGAGAAAACTTATCGAAATTGAAGATCACCATTCGGGTTGCACGCTCTATTTTTACTTACACAGGGCTGATAACTAATATAACTGCTGTTTGTCGAAACTCATAATGTAGCTTTATGTAATATTTCGTAGAGGGAAAGGCCTATTTTAGAAGTAATCGTCCCAACATATTGCTTTAGGGATTActtgacaaagcagcttcaagatagcgttgcttttttatttttattcacacATCAACGAAGTGCAAATTTAAGTGTTTTTTTGTGTTCTGAACACCACAACAAAAGGAAGAAATTTTTAATACAAATACAGCCTGTAATTTGAATCTGCATGGGGTGTTCAGGTAGATAAAATGATTACTTTCAATCTGGAAGCTTTGCAATAGCATGCGTGGCGTGACAAAACTGTGAACAGTATGGAATGTTCTTAAAAAAGGGAGTGCAAGTCGCTGCCAGCTGCGCCCCAACTAGACCTTTGAAATGttagcaaagaaaagaaaagcaggaaGGACAGCGCTCTatgtaaaaataataaatatagactTTGTACCGCAGCGTGGCGTAGGAAATATTGCATCCCAACTTGTGTCTTGAACAAAACCATTTTGCACCGTTTGAAATGCGCGAATATGCATTGTGAAGGTTCTTGCACAACAGATGCCGTGCAAAGGAGAGGTAAGAGATCAGTTTTTTGCATTTATTACTTATTTAAAGTGCCGCAAGAAATTTTACATTGTTCGGTGTGTGTATGGCTCACACTTTCGAGTTGAAAAGTTCTCCTTGGGTAAACCGTGAATACCCTAAACTACATTGCTACACTTGCAGTTCAGGGCACTTCCAGGGCAGATTTGAAGGGTTTTCAAACGTTACACTTAAGGCGAATGAAAGTCAACTATGGCTGTTACATAATGTTTTCATGCTTCGGTTGATAGATTTAGTGGAGGGTCCGAAAAAAACAGGAGTGAATGCTTGGTTCAGAATATGGTAAAACTGAAGTGTTCAAGGTACAAGAAAACAGAGACACGACTTCGGAAGTCTGCCATTGTAAGAAGTGCTTTACAGATAACTTATTTAGGAGGAGACTTTGCACTGCAATAAGACAGTAATTACGCTCAATTCCGTACGTAAGGTCATATATATGTAACGAAGACTAGGGTACTGTGTAGTACAATGGAAAGACGTAAGAATTTTAAAGGCTTGTTCTTCATTGTTAgacaaattaataataataactaaCAGAGCTTACTGGCGGAACATTAGAGAGACCTTTGTCTggctgtggacgtagtcaggctgatgatgatgatgaaaaaacaTCAGTGTCAAAGAAGGTATTGGGGAATATAATATTACTAAATTtattataaatgtgaagaaagaaaaaaagatgaaaagataACTATTGCCTTGGACAGGGACCTAGCCTGCGACTTTCGAactcgaaggtcgccggttccgTCAAAGTCTAGAGCAGGCTTCTTTTTCGCACAGTTTATTTTCTTGACATCTTCATAACAATCACTTAATAATAAAAACCCCTGCACTTTTCTTGCCAGTTTTGTTCATTAGTTCTCAATAATAATGTGTCTAGCAGACATCTtatgaaggcagacaagaaagaTTAGTCATATTCATCAAAATGAAGGGAAAAAACACGAATGTACTCTGAAACCCGTGcctagaagaaaaaaatgggacgTAGCTGATAACATAAAAGTAAATAGGGCAATACAGAGGCTATGACAGTGCATGTCAACCAAAAGGCAATTGCGTAATACTTCACAAGAGAACGGGTCAGCGGAACAATGGGAAATGATAGCAACCGATTTAGATAAAATTGCAAGGTTCGCAGAGTTGACTTGAATCGAGATGAGATAACTTCGTGTGCAAGTGCGAGAGCAATCAAGACTGCCGTCAGGTTGCTTGCAGTAGATACAACACCAATCACACAAATGAATATAATGCCTTAGTCATCTTATACGCGAGGATAGAAAAAAAACTTACCTAAATGCAGCTAGCCTAAATTTAAAGTTAACTTGCCTTTGCCAGTGTGGGCGTGGTTCGCAATTGTTGCACAATAAGACGTTGCACACGAGACAGCGATATATCAAGCGGCTCGCAGCTCTGTTCCTTGAACGTGGTACGTCTTTGAAATAACACATTGTTTATCTGACACAGGAAGGCTTTTTTAGCATCACCAAGTCTTCAGAGATGCATCACCGCTCTAGCTCTTGGCTGTGTGTCACTTGAAGGAGCCTAATATATGTGCCTTTATAAGAGATTACACGTAGGTTAGATTGGAAATAACTGTATTGCGATCACACAACATCCCTTGTTCCTTgtttctctttcagtttgttgGGTTGAGAGAACCCATATGGACATACTATGCAACCGGCACTACCCGTGTTGAATGCAAAGTGGACTTGAGGGAAAGCATGAGCAAGAAATCAATTCAGTTTAAGAGAGAGTACATCTACAAGGATCAAACGTGAGGCCTTGGTCACTTCGTGCACAAGAAAGTTCTTGCTTACAGTTTGAAATTATTTATTTTGTAGATTTTCTGATGACATTGAAGGAAGCTTTGTGAGAGGAGACACTGATAAAATGTATATACAGAAAGAACGTAAGTAAAATTTGAAATAGGTTGAAATGATGATTTTTTTAAACCTTAAACTACGTACATAGCATACAAATGGCCAGTGATTTTTGTACTGAAACCTGTACACGAAATTTCTTTGACAAGAACTAGTTTCTCCCCTCTGATTATATCAATCATTTCAAAGAAACAAGCTCAGTATTACTCGCAAAAAGCGACGAGTGGATATGATCGAAGCGTGCCATTATAGCAAACACATGATTATTGTTGCTGAAAAACGTTTTTCAAATCATCTATGTAATATCACTCTATGGCCTTGGTGCCAGCGTTTGTTCAACGGCCCTGTCTCATGGTGCAGCGAAAATTCAGCAGCCGTGCCTCAAGGTCAAAATGTTCACCTTCTTGATCGGCCGCACATCCCATGATTGCAACTTTAACTAGTGATGTCATGGATTTCTCAAGACAGGCACAGTCATTTTAATTTTTATACGTCTTGCGCACCTTATGCCGTGTTAGTGTCTGCTTACACTGGTTTGGTCCACCTTGCTTGGGTCCACACTGGTTGGGTCCTTTTATGTGGAGGCGCATGTACTGTGTAATCTCAGTGAACGTTCaaaagtaccagatgagccaaaTTTTCGGAGATCTCTGCTACAGCGCCCGTcaaaatcatattgtggtttgtgACATAAAAACCAAAATTATATTATTACACTGCTTGGCTGCTGTCCCGAAAGTTGGGGTGACGATTGCGATTCAGAGGAAGCAAATTGCTTGATATTTATGTcatcgcacgttaaagaatatcAAGTGACCAAAATTACCTAATTCTTCTGCGACGGCTTGCTTTGAAAATACATCTTCCTTCTGACACGTGATATACGACATCTTATTaacgcaaagcatttcttagtcacCAAAACACATTGGTCGTT
Coding sequences within:
- the LOC119168032 gene encoding uncharacterized protein LOC119168032, which gives rise to MYCRQCFTAAVFFALTGILSSEESEVKNRDVLTSRKYELQKIDNMKPAENETDVKVLTPSRREVVKVKIPEALRKQLEKIDIQTPDIRRFVGLREPIWTYYATGTTRVECKVDLRESMSKKSIQFKREYIYKDQTFSDDIEGSFVRGDTDKMYIQKEQAPFHQLEQLIYVTRRAKCAIIMVTLISSLLPIPPVRWYEVRVRDSAIHRGPSKRCMREFNMLNLDSHLIYTDDCPARLGFIRSRRRNSY